In Methylococcus geothermalis, one genomic interval encodes:
- a CDS encoding NAD(P)-dependent oxidoreductase → MKTGFVGLGAMGLGMARNLHRAGLLAGVWNRTPEKALALAAETGTMAYAGAADLAAACDVIVTCVSADADALEVIGALAPTLRPGAVVVDCSTVGVATARRAAEVVRQAGGDFLDAPVSGGVEGACSGTLALMVGGRAEAVEKVRPVLEAMGNRIMHMGDTGAGQATKAVNQVMCAGINQAVTEALAFGQALGLDLDKVIDVVSGGAAGNWFLDKRGKTMIRGSFQPGFKLALHHKDLNICLEMAERLGIPLPLSTQTRDDYAELMARGHGEDDISGLFRLKSAARPKG, encoded by the coding sequence ATGAAGACCGGCTTCGTCGGCCTCGGCGCCATGGGGCTGGGCATGGCCCGCAACCTCCACCGGGCGGGCCTTTTGGCCGGCGTCTGGAACCGCACGCCGGAAAAGGCCCTGGCGCTCGCCGCCGAGACCGGCACCATGGCCTACGCCGGCGCCGCCGATCTGGCCGCAGCCTGCGATGTCATCGTGACTTGCGTCTCCGCCGACGCCGATGCGCTGGAAGTGATCGGGGCTTTGGCGCCGACGCTCCGGCCGGGCGCGGTGGTCGTCGACTGCTCGACGGTTGGCGTAGCCACCGCCCGCCGCGCCGCCGAGGTCGTCCGCCAGGCGGGCGGCGATTTTCTCGATGCCCCGGTGAGCGGCGGCGTCGAAGGCGCCTGCAGCGGCACCCTGGCGTTGATGGTCGGCGGCCGGGCCGAAGCCGTCGAAAAAGTCAGGCCGGTGCTGGAAGCGATGGGCAACCGCATCATGCACATGGGCGACACCGGCGCCGGCCAGGCCACCAAGGCGGTGAACCAGGTGATGTGCGCCGGCATCAACCAGGCCGTCACCGAGGCCCTGGCATTCGGGCAAGCGCTGGGATTGGACCTGGACAAGGTCATCGACGTGGTTTCCGGCGGCGCCGCCGGAAACTGGTTCCTGGACAAGCGCGGCAAAACCATGATCCGCGGCAGCTTCCAGCCCGGCTTCAAGCTGGCCTTGCACCACAAGGACCTGAACATCTGCCTGGAGATGGCGGAAAGATTGGGCATCCCCCTGCCGCTGAGCACCCAGACCCGGGACGACTATGCCGAACTCA